One segment of Meleagris gallopavo isolate NT-WF06-2002-E0010 breed Aviagen turkey brand Nicholas breeding stock chromosome 8, Turkey_5.1, whole genome shotgun sequence DNA contains the following:
- the ZDHHC16 gene encoding palmitoyltransferase ZDHHC16 isoform X1, with the protein MGSAPQVPAPSLVSSESDSPCQSPSPSPLGKMRWEQGASEVRRGGLRAPCPQSPCAELRNAASRPPVRAQRHPLLLCVPCRVKEGPALLCRQALGKSCTISTPRRGRPPRGTEAAGWPAHTQPLPCRWSSAGMRSRQRMFAAVMRLLFKCLRLGRRRRFKLLRQAGQLWHYGRLCLRSLLYNSFTNSDVVLDSLFEPVYWLVDHVTRWFGVVFVALVIGLTSSIVAIVYICLLPLILQTYTPAWICWHLAYGHWNLIMIVFHYYKAITTSPGHPPQAKNDLTGVSICRKCIAPKPARTHHCSICNRCVLKMDHHCPWLNNCVGHYNHRYFFSFCFFMTMGCIYCSISGWDMFRDAYAAIERMKLLEKERLQVAANQTYYQTPPPTFSFRQRAFHKSVVYLWVLCSSVALALGALTLWHAALITRGETSIERHINKKERQRLQKKGKVFRNPYSYGSWDNWKVFLGVDVPRHWLTRVLLPSPHLPHGTGLSWELPPCMTEQRAPLLAI; encoded by the exons ATGGGCTCAGCGCCCCAAGTGCCTGCGCCGTCTCTAGTTTCCTCTGAGTCAGACTCGCCGTGTCAGTCCCCATCTCCCTCCCCTCTGGGAAAGATGAGATGGGAGCAGGGAGCATCTGAGGTCAGGCGCGGAGGCCTGAGAGCCCCGTGTCCCCAGTCTCCATGCGCAGAGCTCAGGAACGCAGCATCGCGGCCTCCAGTTCGGGCTCAGCGCCACCCGCTTCTGCTCTGCGTCCCGTGCAGGGTGAAGGAGggccctgccctgctgtgcaggCAGGCACTTGGCAAGAGCTGCACCATCAGCACACCCAGGAGGGGACGCCCTCCCCGCGGGACAGAGGCAGCAGGGTGGCCTGCCCACACCCAGCCTCTTCCCTGCAGGTGGAGCTCAGCAGGGATGAGAAGCCGGCAGCGGATGTTTGCAGCGGTGATGCGCCTGCTCTTCAAGTGCCTGCGTCTGGGCCGGCGGCGGCGCTTTAAGCTGCTGCGGCAGGCAGGACAGCTGTGGCACTACGGGCGCCTCTGCCTCCGCTCCTTGCTCTACAATTCCTTCACCAACAGCGACGTGGTGCTTGACTCCCTCTTTGAGCCTGTCTACTGGCTGGTGGACCATGTCACCCGCTGGTTTGGTGTG GTGTTTGTGGCACTGGTGATAGGGTTGACAAGCTCCATTGTGGCCATCGTATACATCTGCCTGCTGCCCCTCATCCTGCAGACGTACACGCCTGCCTGGATCTGCTGGCATCTTGCCTATGGACACTGGAACCTCATCATGATTGTCTTCCACTACTACAAGGCCATCACCACCTCTCCTGGGCATCCACCGCAG GCTAAGAACGATCTCACTGGCGTCTCCATCTGCAGGAAATGCATTGCCCCCAAGCCGGCTCGCACCCATCACTGCAGCATCTGCAACAG gTGTGTGCTGAAGATGGACCACCATTGTC CCTGGCTCAATAACTGTGTTGGGCACTACAACCACCGCTacttcttctccttctgcttctTCATGACCATGGGCTGCATCTACTGCAGCATCAGCGGCTGGGACATGTTCCGGGATGCTTACGCAGCCATTGAG AGAATGAAACTGCTTGAGAAGGAGAGACTGCAGGTGGCCGCCAACCAG ACGTATTACCAGACCCCACCACCCACCTTCTCCTTCCGCCAGCGAGCTTTCCACAAGAGTGTGGTCTACCTCTGGGTCCTGTGCAG CTCAGTAGCGTTGGCCCTGGGTGCCCTCACACTGTGGCATGCTGCCCTCATCACCCGTGGGGAAACCAGCATTGAGAGGCACATCAATAAGAAGGAGAGGCAGCGACTGCAGAAGAAAGGCAAG GTGTTCAGAAACCCCTACAGTTACGGCAGCTGGGATAACTGGAAGGTGTTTCTGGGAGTGGATGTGCCAAG GCACTGGCTCACCCGTGTCCTGCTGCCCTCTCCTCACTTGCCCCACGGAACGGGcctgagctgggagctgcctcCCTGCATGACCGAGCAGCGTGCACCGCTCCTGGCCATCTGA
- the ZDHHC16 gene encoding palmitoyltransferase ZDHHC16 isoform X4, giving the protein MGSAPQVPAPSLVSSESDSPCQSPSPSPLGKMRWEQGASEVRRGGLRAPCPQSPCAELRNAASRPPVRAQRHPLLLCVPCRVKEGPALLCRQALGKSCTISTPRRGRPPRGTEAAGWPAHTQPLPCRWSSAGMRSRQRMFAAVMRLLFKCLRLGRRRRFKLLRQAGQLWHYGRLCLRSLLYNSFTNSDVVLDSLFEPVYWLVDHVTRWFGVVFVALVIGLTSSIVAIVYICLLPLILQTYTPAWICWHLAYGHWNLIMIVFHYYKAITTSPGHPPQAKNDLTGVSICRKCIAPKPARTHHCSICNRRITRPHHPPSPSASELSTRVWSTSGSCAVTILMKTYVQLLWLVPSSVALALGALTLWHAALITRGETSIERHINKKERQRLQKKGKVFRNPYSYGSWDNWKVFLGVDVPRHWLTRVLLPSPHLPHGTGLSWELPPCMTEQRAPLLAI; this is encoded by the exons ATGGGCTCAGCGCCCCAAGTGCCTGCGCCGTCTCTAGTTTCCTCTGAGTCAGACTCGCCGTGTCAGTCCCCATCTCCCTCCCCTCTGGGAAAGATGAGATGGGAGCAGGGAGCATCTGAGGTCAGGCGCGGAGGCCTGAGAGCCCCGTGTCCCCAGTCTCCATGCGCAGAGCTCAGGAACGCAGCATCGCGGCCTCCAGTTCGGGCTCAGCGCCACCCGCTTCTGCTCTGCGTCCCGTGCAGGGTGAAGGAGggccctgccctgctgtgcaggCAGGCACTTGGCAAGAGCTGCACCATCAGCACACCCAGGAGGGGACGCCCTCCCCGCGGGACAGAGGCAGCAGGGTGGCCTGCCCACACCCAGCCTCTTCCCTGCAGGTGGAGCTCAGCAGGGATGAGAAGCCGGCAGCGGATGTTTGCAGCGGTGATGCGCCTGCTCTTCAAGTGCCTGCGTCTGGGCCGGCGGCGGCGCTTTAAGCTGCTGCGGCAGGCAGGACAGCTGTGGCACTACGGGCGCCTCTGCCTCCGCTCCTTGCTCTACAATTCCTTCACCAACAGCGACGTGGTGCTTGACTCCCTCTTTGAGCCTGTCTACTGGCTGGTGGACCATGTCACCCGCTGGTTTGGTGTG GTGTTTGTGGCACTGGTGATAGGGTTGACAAGCTCCATTGTGGCCATCGTATACATCTGCCTGCTGCCCCTCATCCTGCAGACGTACACGCCTGCCTGGATCTGCTGGCATCTTGCCTATGGACACTGGAACCTCATCATGATTGTCTTCCACTACTACAAGGCCATCACCACCTCTCCTGGGCATCCACCGCAG GCTAAGAACGATCTCACTGGCGTCTCCATCTGCAGGAAATGCATTGCCCCCAAGCCGGCTCGCACCCATCACTGCAGCATCTGCAACAG ACGTATTACCAGACCCCACCACCCACCTTCTCCTTCCGCCAGCGAGCTTTCCACAAGAGTGTGGTCTACCTCTGGGTCCTGTGCAG TTACGATTCTGATGAAGACCTATGTGCAACTGCTGTGGCTTGTCCCCAGCTCAGTAGCGTTGGCCCTGGGTGCCCTCACACTGTGGCATGCTGCCCTCATCACCCGTGGGGAAACCAGCATTGAGAGGCACATCAATAAGAAGGAGAGGCAGCGACTGCAGAAGAAAGGCAAG GTGTTCAGAAACCCCTACAGTTACGGCAGCTGGGATAACTGGAAGGTGTTTCTGGGAGTGGATGTGCCAAG GCACTGGCTCACCCGTGTCCTGCTGCCCTCTCCTCACTTGCCCCACGGAACGGGcctgagctgggagctgcctcCCTGCATGACCGAGCAGCGTGCACCGCTCCTGGCCATCTGA
- the ZDHHC16 gene encoding palmitoyltransferase ZDHHC16 isoform X5 produces MGSAPQVPAPSLVSSESDSPCQSPSPSPLGKMRWEQGASEVRRGGLRAPCPQSPCAELRNAASRPPVRAQRHPLLLCVPCRVKEGPALLCRQALGKSCTISTPRRGRPPRGTEAAGWPAHTQPLPCRWSSAGMRSRQRMFAAVMRLLFKCLRLGRRRRFKLLRQAGQLWHYGRLCLRSLLYNSFTNSDVVLDSLFEPVYWLVDHVTRWFGVVFVALVIGLTSSIVAIVYICLLPLILQTYTPAWICWHLAYGHWNLIMIVFHYYKAITTSPGHPPQAKNDLTGVSICRKCIAPKPARTHHCSICNRCVLKMDHHCPWLNNCVGHYNHRYFFSFCFFMTMGCIYCSISGWDMFRDAYAAIERMKLLEKERLQVAANQTYYQTPPPTFSFRQRAFHKSVVYLWVLCRHWLTRVLLPSPHLPHGTGLSWELPPCMTEQRAPLLAI; encoded by the exons ATGGGCTCAGCGCCCCAAGTGCCTGCGCCGTCTCTAGTTTCCTCTGAGTCAGACTCGCCGTGTCAGTCCCCATCTCCCTCCCCTCTGGGAAAGATGAGATGGGAGCAGGGAGCATCTGAGGTCAGGCGCGGAGGCCTGAGAGCCCCGTGTCCCCAGTCTCCATGCGCAGAGCTCAGGAACGCAGCATCGCGGCCTCCAGTTCGGGCTCAGCGCCACCCGCTTCTGCTCTGCGTCCCGTGCAGGGTGAAGGAGggccctgccctgctgtgcaggCAGGCACTTGGCAAGAGCTGCACCATCAGCACACCCAGGAGGGGACGCCCTCCCCGCGGGACAGAGGCAGCAGGGTGGCCTGCCCACACCCAGCCTCTTCCCTGCAGGTGGAGCTCAGCAGGGATGAGAAGCCGGCAGCGGATGTTTGCAGCGGTGATGCGCCTGCTCTTCAAGTGCCTGCGTCTGGGCCGGCGGCGGCGCTTTAAGCTGCTGCGGCAGGCAGGACAGCTGTGGCACTACGGGCGCCTCTGCCTCCGCTCCTTGCTCTACAATTCCTTCACCAACAGCGACGTGGTGCTTGACTCCCTCTTTGAGCCTGTCTACTGGCTGGTGGACCATGTCACCCGCTGGTTTGGTGTG GTGTTTGTGGCACTGGTGATAGGGTTGACAAGCTCCATTGTGGCCATCGTATACATCTGCCTGCTGCCCCTCATCCTGCAGACGTACACGCCTGCCTGGATCTGCTGGCATCTTGCCTATGGACACTGGAACCTCATCATGATTGTCTTCCACTACTACAAGGCCATCACCACCTCTCCTGGGCATCCACCGCAG GCTAAGAACGATCTCACTGGCGTCTCCATCTGCAGGAAATGCATTGCCCCCAAGCCGGCTCGCACCCATCACTGCAGCATCTGCAACAG gTGTGTGCTGAAGATGGACCACCATTGTC CCTGGCTCAATAACTGTGTTGGGCACTACAACCACCGCTacttcttctccttctgcttctTCATGACCATGGGCTGCATCTACTGCAGCATCAGCGGCTGGGACATGTTCCGGGATGCTTACGCAGCCATTGAG AGAATGAAACTGCTTGAGAAGGAGAGACTGCAGGTGGCCGCCAACCAG ACGTATTACCAGACCCCACCACCCACCTTCTCCTTCCGCCAGCGAGCTTTCCACAAGAGTGTGGTCTACCTCTGGGTCCTGTGCAG GCACTGGCTCACCCGTGTCCTGCTGCCCTCTCCTCACTTGCCCCACGGAACGGGcctgagctgggagctgcctcCCTGCATGACCGAGCAGCGTGCACCGCTCCTGGCCATCTGA
- the ZDHHC16 gene encoding palmitoyltransferase ZDHHC16 isoform X3: protein MGSAPQVPAPSLVSSESDSPCQSPSPSPLGKMRWEQGASEVRRGGLRAPCPQSPCAELRNAASRPPVRAQRHPLLLCVPCRVKEGPALLCRQALGKSCTISTPRRGRPPRGTEAAGWPAHTQPLPCRWSSAGMRSRQRMFAAVMRLLFKCLRLGRRRRFKLLRQAGQLWHYGRLCLRSLLYNSFTNSDVVLDSLFEPVYWLVDHVTRWFGVVFVALVIGLTSSIVAIVYICLLPLILQTYTPAWICWHLAYGHWNLIMIVFHYYKAITTSPGHPPQAKNDLTGVSICRKCIAPKPARTHHCSICNRRITRPHHPPSPSASELSTRVWSTSGSCAGKQPQSPTVTILMKTYVQLLWLVPSSVALALGALTLWHAALITRGETSIERHINKKERQRLQKKGKVFRNPYSYGSWDNWKVFLGVDVPRHWLTRVLLPSPHLPHGTGLSWELPPCMTEQRAPLLAI, encoded by the exons ATGGGCTCAGCGCCCCAAGTGCCTGCGCCGTCTCTAGTTTCCTCTGAGTCAGACTCGCCGTGTCAGTCCCCATCTCCCTCCCCTCTGGGAAAGATGAGATGGGAGCAGGGAGCATCTGAGGTCAGGCGCGGAGGCCTGAGAGCCCCGTGTCCCCAGTCTCCATGCGCAGAGCTCAGGAACGCAGCATCGCGGCCTCCAGTTCGGGCTCAGCGCCACCCGCTTCTGCTCTGCGTCCCGTGCAGGGTGAAGGAGggccctgccctgctgtgcaggCAGGCACTTGGCAAGAGCTGCACCATCAGCACACCCAGGAGGGGACGCCCTCCCCGCGGGACAGAGGCAGCAGGGTGGCCTGCCCACACCCAGCCTCTTCCCTGCAGGTGGAGCTCAGCAGGGATGAGAAGCCGGCAGCGGATGTTTGCAGCGGTGATGCGCCTGCTCTTCAAGTGCCTGCGTCTGGGCCGGCGGCGGCGCTTTAAGCTGCTGCGGCAGGCAGGACAGCTGTGGCACTACGGGCGCCTCTGCCTCCGCTCCTTGCTCTACAATTCCTTCACCAACAGCGACGTGGTGCTTGACTCCCTCTTTGAGCCTGTCTACTGGCTGGTGGACCATGTCACCCGCTGGTTTGGTGTG GTGTTTGTGGCACTGGTGATAGGGTTGACAAGCTCCATTGTGGCCATCGTATACATCTGCCTGCTGCCCCTCATCCTGCAGACGTACACGCCTGCCTGGATCTGCTGGCATCTTGCCTATGGACACTGGAACCTCATCATGATTGTCTTCCACTACTACAAGGCCATCACCACCTCTCCTGGGCATCCACCGCAG GCTAAGAACGATCTCACTGGCGTCTCCATCTGCAGGAAATGCATTGCCCCCAAGCCGGCTCGCACCCATCACTGCAGCATCTGCAACAG ACGTATTACCAGACCCCACCACCCACCTTCTCCTTCCGCCAGCGAGCTTTCCACAAGAGTGTGGTCTACCTCTGGGTCCTGTGCAG GAAAACAGCCTCAGTCCCCCACAGTTACGATTCTGATGAAGACCTATGTGCAACTGCTGTGGCTTGTCCCCAGCTCAGTAGCGTTGGCCCTGGGTGCCCTCACACTGTGGCATGCTGCCCTCATCACCCGTGGGGAAACCAGCATTGAGAGGCACATCAATAAGAAGGAGAGGCAGCGACTGCAGAAGAAAGGCAAG GTGTTCAGAAACCCCTACAGTTACGGCAGCTGGGATAACTGGAAGGTGTTTCTGGGAGTGGATGTGCCAAG GCACTGGCTCACCCGTGTCCTGCTGCCCTCTCCTCACTTGCCCCACGGAACGGGcctgagctgggagctgcctcCCTGCATGACCGAGCAGCGTGCACCGCTCCTGGCCATCTGA
- the ZDHHC16 gene encoding palmitoyltransferase ZDHHC16 isoform X2 has translation MGSAPQVPAPSLVSSESDSPCQSPSPSPLGKMRWEQGASEVRRGGLRAPCPQSPCAELRNAASRPPVRAQRHPLLLCVPCRVKEGPALLCRQALGKSCTISTPRRGRPPRGTEAAGWPAHTQPLPCRWSSAGMRSRQRMFAAVMRLLFKCLRLGRRRRFKLLRQAGQLWHYGRLCLRSLLYNSFTNSDVVLDSLFEPVYWLVDHVTRWFGVVFVALVIGLTSSIVAIVYICLLPLILQTYTPAWICWHLAYGHWNLIMIVFHYYKAITTSPGHPPQAKNDLTGVSICRKCIAPKPARTHHCSICNRCVLKMDHHCPWLNNCVGHYNHRYFFSFCFFMTMGCIYCSISGWDMFRDAYAAIETYYQTPPPTFSFRQRAFHKSVVYLWVLCSSVALALGALTLWHAALITRGETSIERHINKKERQRLQKKGKVFRNPYSYGSWDNWKVFLGVDVPRHWLTRVLLPSPHLPHGTGLSWELPPCMTEQRAPLLAI, from the exons ATGGGCTCAGCGCCCCAAGTGCCTGCGCCGTCTCTAGTTTCCTCTGAGTCAGACTCGCCGTGTCAGTCCCCATCTCCCTCCCCTCTGGGAAAGATGAGATGGGAGCAGGGAGCATCTGAGGTCAGGCGCGGAGGCCTGAGAGCCCCGTGTCCCCAGTCTCCATGCGCAGAGCTCAGGAACGCAGCATCGCGGCCTCCAGTTCGGGCTCAGCGCCACCCGCTTCTGCTCTGCGTCCCGTGCAGGGTGAAGGAGggccctgccctgctgtgcaggCAGGCACTTGGCAAGAGCTGCACCATCAGCACACCCAGGAGGGGACGCCCTCCCCGCGGGACAGAGGCAGCAGGGTGGCCTGCCCACACCCAGCCTCTTCCCTGCAGGTGGAGCTCAGCAGGGATGAGAAGCCGGCAGCGGATGTTTGCAGCGGTGATGCGCCTGCTCTTCAAGTGCCTGCGTCTGGGCCGGCGGCGGCGCTTTAAGCTGCTGCGGCAGGCAGGACAGCTGTGGCACTACGGGCGCCTCTGCCTCCGCTCCTTGCTCTACAATTCCTTCACCAACAGCGACGTGGTGCTTGACTCCCTCTTTGAGCCTGTCTACTGGCTGGTGGACCATGTCACCCGCTGGTTTGGTGTG GTGTTTGTGGCACTGGTGATAGGGTTGACAAGCTCCATTGTGGCCATCGTATACATCTGCCTGCTGCCCCTCATCCTGCAGACGTACACGCCTGCCTGGATCTGCTGGCATCTTGCCTATGGACACTGGAACCTCATCATGATTGTCTTCCACTACTACAAGGCCATCACCACCTCTCCTGGGCATCCACCGCAG GCTAAGAACGATCTCACTGGCGTCTCCATCTGCAGGAAATGCATTGCCCCCAAGCCGGCTCGCACCCATCACTGCAGCATCTGCAACAG gTGTGTGCTGAAGATGGACCACCATTGTC CCTGGCTCAATAACTGTGTTGGGCACTACAACCACCGCTacttcttctccttctgcttctTCATGACCATGGGCTGCATCTACTGCAGCATCAGCGGCTGGGACATGTTCCGGGATGCTTACGCAGCCATTGAG ACGTATTACCAGACCCCACCACCCACCTTCTCCTTCCGCCAGCGAGCTTTCCACAAGAGTGTGGTCTACCTCTGGGTCCTGTGCAG CTCAGTAGCGTTGGCCCTGGGTGCCCTCACACTGTGGCATGCTGCCCTCATCACCCGTGGGGAAACCAGCATTGAGAGGCACATCAATAAGAAGGAGAGGCAGCGACTGCAGAAGAAAGGCAAG GTGTTCAGAAACCCCTACAGTTACGGCAGCTGGGATAACTGGAAGGTGTTTCTGGGAGTGGATGTGCCAAG GCACTGGCTCACCCGTGTCCTGCTGCCCTCTCCTCACTTGCCCCACGGAACGGGcctgagctgggagctgcctcCCTGCATGACCGAGCAGCGTGCACCGCTCCTGGCCATCTGA
- the ZDHHC16 gene encoding palmitoyltransferase ZDHHC16 isoform X7, protein MGSAPQVPAPSLVSSESDSPCQSPSPSPLGKMRWEQGASEVRRGGLRAPCPQSPCAELRNAASRPPVRAQRHPLLLCVPCRVKEGPALLCRQALGKSCTISTPRRGRPPRGTEAAGWPAHTQPLPCRWSSAGMRSRQRMFAAVMRLLFKCLRLGRRRRFKLLRQAGQLWHYGRLCLRSLLYNSFTNSDVVLDSLFEPVYWLVDHVTRWFGVVFVALVIGLTSSIVAIVYICLLPLILQTYTPAWICWHLAYGHWNLIMIVFHYYKAITTSPGHPPQEMHCPQAGSHPSLQHLQQTYYQTPPPTFSFRQRAFHKSVVYLWVLCSSVALALGALTLWHAALITRGETSIERHINKKERQRLQKKGKVFRNPYSYGSWDNWKVFLGVDVPRHWLTRVLLPSPHLPHGTGLSWELPPCMTEQRAPLLAI, encoded by the exons ATGGGCTCAGCGCCCCAAGTGCCTGCGCCGTCTCTAGTTTCCTCTGAGTCAGACTCGCCGTGTCAGTCCCCATCTCCCTCCCCTCTGGGAAAGATGAGATGGGAGCAGGGAGCATCTGAGGTCAGGCGCGGAGGCCTGAGAGCCCCGTGTCCCCAGTCTCCATGCGCAGAGCTCAGGAACGCAGCATCGCGGCCTCCAGTTCGGGCTCAGCGCCACCCGCTTCTGCTCTGCGTCCCGTGCAGGGTGAAGGAGggccctgccctgctgtgcaggCAGGCACTTGGCAAGAGCTGCACCATCAGCACACCCAGGAGGGGACGCCCTCCCCGCGGGACAGAGGCAGCAGGGTGGCCTGCCCACACCCAGCCTCTTCCCTGCAGGTGGAGCTCAGCAGGGATGAGAAGCCGGCAGCGGATGTTTGCAGCGGTGATGCGCCTGCTCTTCAAGTGCCTGCGTCTGGGCCGGCGGCGGCGCTTTAAGCTGCTGCGGCAGGCAGGACAGCTGTGGCACTACGGGCGCCTCTGCCTCCGCTCCTTGCTCTACAATTCCTTCACCAACAGCGACGTGGTGCTTGACTCCCTCTTTGAGCCTGTCTACTGGCTGGTGGACCATGTCACCCGCTGGTTTGGTGTG GTGTTTGTGGCACTGGTGATAGGGTTGACAAGCTCCATTGTGGCCATCGTATACATCTGCCTGCTGCCCCTCATCCTGCAGACGTACACGCCTGCCTGGATCTGCTGGCATCTTGCCTATGGACACTGGAACCTCATCATGATTGTCTTCCACTACTACAAGGCCATCACCACCTCTCCTGGGCATCCACCGCAG GAAATGCATTGCCCCCAAGCCGGCTCGCACCCATCACTGCAGCATCTGCAACAG ACGTATTACCAGACCCCACCACCCACCTTCTCCTTCCGCCAGCGAGCTTTCCACAAGAGTGTGGTCTACCTCTGGGTCCTGTGCAG CTCAGTAGCGTTGGCCCTGGGTGCCCTCACACTGTGGCATGCTGCCCTCATCACCCGTGGGGAAACCAGCATTGAGAGGCACATCAATAAGAAGGAGAGGCAGCGACTGCAGAAGAAAGGCAAG GTGTTCAGAAACCCCTACAGTTACGGCAGCTGGGATAACTGGAAGGTGTTTCTGGGAGTGGATGTGCCAAG GCACTGGCTCACCCGTGTCCTGCTGCCCTCTCCTCACTTGCCCCACGGAACGGGcctgagctgggagctgcctcCCTGCATGACCGAGCAGCGTGCACCGCTCCTGGCCATCTGA
- the ZDHHC16 gene encoding palmitoyltransferase ZDHHC16 isoform X6: MGSAPQVPAPSLVSSESDSPCQSPSPSPLGKMRWEQGASEVRRGGLRAPCPQSPCAELRNAASRPPVRAQRHPLLLCVPCRVKEGPALLCRQALGKSCTISTPRRGRPPRGTEAAGWPAHTQPLPCRWSSAGMRSRQRMFAAVMRLLFKCLRLGRRRRFKLLRQAGQLWHYGRLCLRSLLYNSFTNSDVVLDSLFEPVYWLVDHVTRWFGVVFVALVIGLTSSIVAIVYICLLPLILQTYTPAWICWHLAYGHWNLIMIVFHYYKAITTSPGHPPQAKNDLTGVSICRKCIAPKPARTHHCSICNRCVLKMDHHCPWLNNCVGHYNHRYFFSFCFFMTMGCIYCSISGWDMFRDAYAAIERMKLLEKERLQVAANQTYYQTPPPTFSFRQRAFHKSVVYLWVLCSSLAHGMKAIKPPALAQENSLSPPQLRF, encoded by the exons ATGGGCTCAGCGCCCCAAGTGCCTGCGCCGTCTCTAGTTTCCTCTGAGTCAGACTCGCCGTGTCAGTCCCCATCTCCCTCCCCTCTGGGAAAGATGAGATGGGAGCAGGGAGCATCTGAGGTCAGGCGCGGAGGCCTGAGAGCCCCGTGTCCCCAGTCTCCATGCGCAGAGCTCAGGAACGCAGCATCGCGGCCTCCAGTTCGGGCTCAGCGCCACCCGCTTCTGCTCTGCGTCCCGTGCAGGGTGAAGGAGggccctgccctgctgtgcaggCAGGCACTTGGCAAGAGCTGCACCATCAGCACACCCAGGAGGGGACGCCCTCCCCGCGGGACAGAGGCAGCAGGGTGGCCTGCCCACACCCAGCCTCTTCCCTGCAGGTGGAGCTCAGCAGGGATGAGAAGCCGGCAGCGGATGTTTGCAGCGGTGATGCGCCTGCTCTTCAAGTGCCTGCGTCTGGGCCGGCGGCGGCGCTTTAAGCTGCTGCGGCAGGCAGGACAGCTGTGGCACTACGGGCGCCTCTGCCTCCGCTCCTTGCTCTACAATTCCTTCACCAACAGCGACGTGGTGCTTGACTCCCTCTTTGAGCCTGTCTACTGGCTGGTGGACCATGTCACCCGCTGGTTTGGTGTG GTGTTTGTGGCACTGGTGATAGGGTTGACAAGCTCCATTGTGGCCATCGTATACATCTGCCTGCTGCCCCTCATCCTGCAGACGTACACGCCTGCCTGGATCTGCTGGCATCTTGCCTATGGACACTGGAACCTCATCATGATTGTCTTCCACTACTACAAGGCCATCACCACCTCTCCTGGGCATCCACCGCAG GCTAAGAACGATCTCACTGGCGTCTCCATCTGCAGGAAATGCATTGCCCCCAAGCCGGCTCGCACCCATCACTGCAGCATCTGCAACAG gTGTGTGCTGAAGATGGACCACCATTGTC CCTGGCTCAATAACTGTGTTGGGCACTACAACCACCGCTacttcttctccttctgcttctTCATGACCATGGGCTGCATCTACTGCAGCATCAGCGGCTGGGACATGTTCCGGGATGCTTACGCAGCCATTGAG AGAATGAAACTGCTTGAGAAGGAGAGACTGCAGGTGGCCGCCAACCAG ACGTATTACCAGACCCCACCACCCACCTTCTCCTTCCGCCAGCGAGCTTTCCACAAGAGTGTGGTCTACCTCTGGGTCCTGTGCAG CTCCCTGGCACATGGGATGAAAGCCATCAAACCACCTGCACTTGCTCAGGAAAACAGCCTCAGTCCCCCACAGTTACGATTCTGA
- the EXOSC1 gene encoding exosome complex component CSL4, translated as MRCSRLPGSTAPCSRHTHRAAGSRRHPAHPQSRKVGFANPACRPCTKNIGLRDALAPRVCASQLPVVSVVRDAEAQLLPGVGAVVTCKVCSINSRFAKVNILYVGSTPLKSTFRGTIRKEDIRATEKDKVEVYKSFRPGDIVLAKVISLGDAQSNYLLSTAENELGVVVARSEAGVQMVPISWCEMQCPQTHTKDFRKVARVQPQFLQT; from the exons ATGCGCTGCTCCCGGCTCCCCGGCAGCACCGCGCCCTGCTCCAGGCACACGCACCGCGCAGCCGGCTCGCGGCGGCACCCAGCCCACCCTCAGAGCAGGAAGGTGGGCTTTGCCAACCCCGCGTGCCGCCCCTGCACCAAAAACATCGGGCTCAGAGATGCCCTCGCCC CCCGTGTGTGTGCCTCGCAGCTGCCCGTGGTGTCGGTGGTGCGGGACGCGGAGGCGCAGCTACTGCCCGGCGTGGGGGCTGTGGTGACCTGCAAG GTGTGCAGCATCAATTCCCGGTTTGCCAAAGTGAACATTCTGTATGTTGGCTCCACGCCACTGAAATCCACCTTCCGTGGCACTATACG GAAGGAAGACATTCGAGCCACTGAGAAGGATAAG GTAGAAGTCTACAAGAGTTTTCGCCCTGGTGACATAGTTCTAGCCAAAGTT ATCTCACTGGGGGATGCACAGTCCAACTActtgctgagcacagcagagaatGAGCTGGGCGTGGTAGTGGCACGCAGTGAGGCAG GGGTGCAGATGGTGCCTATCAGCTGGTGTGAGATGCAGTGCCCACAGACACACACCAAGGACTTCCGTAAGGTGGCCCGTGTGCAGCCGCAGTTCCTGCAGACCTAG